The Oxalobacter aliiformigenes nucleotide sequence TTGCCACGTGCCAGTTCAGGCACATCCGGATTTTTCTTTTGGGGCATGATAGATGATCCCGTGCAGAAACGATCCGCCAGATCGATAAAGCCGACTCTGGGACTCATCCAGATAATCAGCTCTTCCGAAAGTCGGGAAACATGTGTCATGATCAAGGCGGAAGCGGCACAGAATTCAATGGCAAAATCCCTGTCTGACACGGCATCCAGCGAATTGCGGCAGACATCTTCGAATCCCAGTGTTCTCGCGACCCGTTCACGGTCTATCGGAAACGTTGTTCCGGCAAGAGCCGCAGCGCCCAGAGGCAGGCGGTTTACCCGTTTCCGGCAATCGGCCAGACGTTCGATATCCCGGTAAAACATTTCGGCATAAGCCAGCAGGTGATGGCCGAACGTCACCGGTTGCGCGACCTGCATGTGTGTAAAGCCCGGAAGAATAGTACCGTAGTGCCGTTCAGCGACCTCGATCAGGGTATGGCACAATCGGCGCAACAAATGATCAATATCATCAATTGCAGAACGGAGATACAAGCGGATATCGGTCGCTACCTGGTCATTTCTCGAACGACCGGTATGCAGACGTTTCCCTGCATCGCCGATCAGATCGGTCAGACGCCATTCTATATTCATATGGACATCTTCCAGACCGATTTGCCAGTCGAATTGACCGGATTTTATTTCGTCACGGATCTGCGAAAGTCCCTGCCGGATATCGGCATAATCCCGCTCGCTCAGAATTTTTTGCGCACAAAGCATTTCGGCATGCGCCAGCGATCCTTCAATATCGAATTCCGCAAGCCGCTTGTCAAACGTCACCGATGCCGTATAACGCTGGACCAGTTCATCGACCGGTTCGGAAAAACGGCCGGACCATACATCGTTTTTGGTAGAAGATTGTTCGTTCATAATAAAATCCCGTTGAATAGGCAGGATTATAGAACAAGCTGTATAAAACCACGACAAGGCTTCCGAAAATAAGCTTTTGCCGATTAAAAAAAATCCCTGCCTGACGCAGGGATTTTTCATATGTCCGGCAATCCGGATTATTTGGAAATATCTCTCACGGCGCCACGATCAGCAGAAGTCGCCATGGCCGCATACATTTGCAATGCTTTGGAAACCTTGCGGTCACGATTGACCGGCTTCCAGGCATCGGC carries:
- the argH gene encoding argininosuccinate lyase yields the protein MNEQSSTKNDVWSGRFSEPVDELVQRYTASVTFDKRLAEFDIEGSLAHAEMLCAQKILSERDYADIRQGLSQIRDEIKSGQFDWQIGLEDVHMNIEWRLTDLIGDAGKRLHTGRSRNDQVATDIRLYLRSAIDDIDHLLRRLCHTLIEVAERHYGTILPGFTHMQVAQPVTFGHHLLAYAEMFYRDIERLADCRKRVNRLPLGAAALAGTTFPIDRERVARTLGFEDVCRNSLDAVSDRDFAIEFCAASALIMTHVSRLSEELIIWMSPRVGFIDLADRFCTGSSIMPQKKNPDVPELARGKTGRVNGHLIGLLTLMKGQPLAYNKDNQEDKEPLFDTVDTVTDTLRIFADMVGAITVKPETMRQAALQGYATATDLADYLVKKGLPFRDAHEAVARAVRFCVEKGCDLSDLTLEQMRSFSDLIDPDVLDILTLEGSVSARNHIGGTAPDQVKNAIAGLKVRLG